GCATGGTCCAACAACGAGGGCAGTGCGGTGACACGGGTGACTGGCGACTGTTGACGGCACGGGTTCTGCAGCGAAATTCGAGACAAAACAATTTAACAGCGCAAGGCGGTTTGATCTAAGGCACACGCAGTGACCGACCAAAATTTGGGCGAAGTTAGCCCTTCAAAAAGGGCATGTAGTTTGTCCCCCAGAAACGTGTGGTAAGGCCATCTCTAGCAAATCCCGTAAAAGCGGCCAAACCTACAGATTTACGGTACATGCTGAAAAAGGGTACCAAATAGATTGTGTAAAATAGCATATACCGTAAAAAAATGCAGGCTCCCGTATATTAGAGCTCCCATCCATCATATATGGAGGATCGAGTCGTTTTTCAGGATCCTGTAAAACCGGTCAATGCTGGAGCAGGAGGCCTGCGATGCCACACATGAGCAGCGAGCAGGCAGCCGGCCGGAGCATCGCCAGAGCAAGCAACGGGCCGGACGTTGCCGTTTGGGCCGGTCGGATCGAGTTCGCCCATACATGCGTCTCATGGAAGAAACCTGATTTATCTTTTTTGCAGAGAGATGCTCAAATGTACAAATGAGTTGAAATCTCGAGCAAacctcacatatcaaattatctaccatacaaaaaaggatttttttttaattcttctattatttgttttgattttttttctgagcGCGGATGCAGATGAGGACACCCATCTGCGATGTTCCGGTGTGGTAGAAAACGGCGAAACGACCTGCCGCAGGCAGTCATCGCGCACTTTATGACCGCCAATGGTAAGCCGACGAGCCGTTGGGCCAACGTCGAGCCGGGGCGACGACGGGGCGTGTCTTTGCAGGCGAACCGTCGACGGGACAAATCCGAGCAGCTAGAGTCAATGCCTGCATGCGGCGCGGAGGCGTTGCCTGGGTTGTGTAGTTCGATACCCGACCAATCCATGGAAGGCGCATGCGCCGTCGGCCGGATGCACCAAATCCTCCTATCACAGGTCTACTAGTTGGCCGTCGGCGCCGGTGCGAGAGAAGCACAAATCCGGTTGTTGTGCTTTTGGACGGCCGGGTTGGACAGAGAGGCGGCAGGGGAAAATGGGCGGCGGCAATGACGGCGGAGGGGAAGGAAAAGAAAAAGGTGTATCTGTGTCCCTGACGGGAGGGCCAGGGAAGAACAAGGGCTCGCGTCCCGTTCGTTCGTGCGTGTCCCTTTCCACACAAACACAGTTTAAATTTGAATAAAAATAATTTGAAAGTGGACAAAAAAAGATGTTTGTCCATTTGCACCCGCACGTTGAGAACAGTTTTATGTCCGTTTACCATGTTGGAGTTGGCCTAAGCCTACACCTACGATGTGTGCTGGTATATGCATGTCGTTCACCATCCGCCGGCCAGAGTCATGTACCGCCCCGCCCGTGCACGTTTCGGCCAGGTCACCGATCCGCGCCAAAGCGCATCCGGGCCGTCTAACCCATACATCGACTGACGGCTGAAACCGCTCCACGGCATCGATCCGAGGCAGCAGCGTCTCCACCAACCACAGcccgcctcctccctccttccaCTTTCCTATATAAATCTCGCCGCCCCCTCCCTTCTCCCCACATCACAGCATCTGCAGCCCCCCTCGCCTCCGATCCACACCCGACCTCCCCACACCCTCGAATCATCATCAGCAGCACccatggcgcccaaggccgcagagAAGAAGCCGGTGGAGAAGACCCCGGCGGGCAAGAAGCCCAAGGCGGAGAAGAAGGTGCCGGCGTCCAAGGAGGGCGGAggcgagaagaaggggaagaagaaggccaagaagagcgtggagacgtacaagatctacatcttcaaggtgctgaagcaggtgcacCCGGACATCGGCATCTCCTCCAAGGCCATGTCcatcatgaactccttcatcaacgaCATCTTCGAGAAGCTCGCCGGCGAGTCCGCCAAGCTCGCGCGGTACAACAAGAAGCCCACCATCACGTCGAGGGAGATCCAGACCTCCGTTCGCCTCGTCCTCCCCGGCGAGCTTGCCAAGCACGCCGTCTCTGAGGGCACCAAGGCCgtcaccaagttcacctcctcctAGGCCTCTTCCGATGGCAGCGTTTTGTGTGTAGTTAGCAGTGCGATGGTACAATCTCTGTAGGAATTGTGCTGCTTGTTGGTCTGAAGAAATAGTAATGTCGCCGTCTGAATTATTGCTCAACGTGTGCTTGTATTATTCAGTTTCGGTTGGAAGGTTCTTCTGTACGCCTTGCTACTTCTCTTTTTTGTGCAGTTTGAATCTGGTACTGTAGTTCGGAAGTCTGCAGGTACAACCTCTCATTTTCATTAACCTCTTTGTAGTTTGGATTACTGTAGTTAATTCGTGATTTTGCAATTGCTTAGATGTTGTCAGGTCCCCATACTGAAATTTTCAATCTCTACGGTTGTTGCCATTCGAGTAAAACTGAAATTGGTTAACTTTGTTAATTTCTCACGGGTTATTCCTTTTTTCTCAGTGGACTTGTAATCCACCAAGAACAgcttatgtgctcacaaaatcgcAACATGTCAGACTCAGGGCAGCTTCTTGGGGTAAATTAGATGCGTTTTGCTAAAAAGAAGAAGAGATAAGCTAGAAGCATTGCGCCCATGGATTTTAGAGGCAGGGAACATGCCAgatgcaaccaacattttattaggATGTCAACAAAAAAGTTTGTTAATTGTTGCTATTAAGACACCGGAGTTTTTTTTTTCTCTATGTACTACACTAGGTAATTATGTGAACGCACCAAGTTCTTGTAATGATTCAATTCTGTATGTTTATGTACCTTTGTATGGATATACTACATTCTAACTTGAGTGCATTGGCAAGAGCCATTCACTGTCTATGAGATATGCGCCACTGCACATTCTCCATCTTTGGGTATGGGAGCAGTTCATGTTTGTGTTTTGATGATGTTACTATATTTTAAGAGTTGTGCTGTGCGAGTATGAAGAAATACTATTGTTACTGCCTAAATTAATTTCAAGGTTTGTAGTTTGATACCAGGCTCTTTGTGCAGAAATCTTTACTGTTGGTAATTTGAATTTCTGTAGTTAATTCGTGATTCTTGCTGTTGTTCAGGCTTTGTTAGCTTTCTCATTTTCTCTATGCATTTTGGCGTCAATATCGAAATTTCAAACCTCTACTGTTGGCGCCATATCAAAGCAACTGGACATCCCTTTGCACAGCTTGGAGGACTTCGTACTTTTGGAGGGTGTAGCAGGAATGGCATTTGAGTTCTGACTGTAGTTGATGGGCATCCAGACCTCGTGGGTATCATGGTGACATGATCAGTTTCATGGAATATCTGAAGAGGATTACTGGGTGAATACAATGCACCTCAAATTATGCTGTTTTAGCGGCTGAATGATGCTCAGGTGTGCAATGCACCTTCTCGGTGTAGCAACATGTGACTGCAGTTTGCCGAGGTATGTTAGGGTAAGGTATCCGGTGCACCGGATCTCCTAGCACAttttaaaatgtaaaaaaaaatattATGCACACTCACACAACATCAATGTTTGTTGTCCTTGAAATTTCAAATCAAAATTTGAAACATTGattgagatacaaaaatgacaaatttgacatcaatataataatgggccaaatctaaagccaGACTTATACTATTACATAATACTATTCATTGTTTAATTTGTCAAATTTctgtatctcgagcaatgttttgaactttattttgaaattttaCGACAACAAACATTAATGTCGTGTAAATGTGCTAATTGTATTCACATTTTGAAATATGCTTCCGATGCACCGGTAGCATCACAAGGGCCGGTGCACCAGATATTTCCCTGTATGTTAGGCACCCCGAACATAGgaatgtaagtggcaaataaatggcGTCCACAATCCCGTTTAGTTAGCTTTTGCTAGCTTAATAGTTCATTTTTCTCAAACAAACAAAAATCCTTTTTGAACTATCTTATCATAAAGGGACTTTAAACGGGATTAAACAGGACCCGGTTGACATCCCTACCCGAACATAATATTATTCTAGCTTGGCATTTGAAGACATAAgttgtgtatatgagcgcttgtgtctgtactgatgctccaAAAAAATAGTTGGAGGAAGATTGGAGCAGCGCCCTAGCCGTACATGAGTCTCGAATGGGCTATTTTGGTTGTGTTGTCTAAACCTAAGGGTCAGGCTAACCCTCTTCTGGTCGCTAAACTCTTCCAGCTGTCCATTTACATGAGTCAACTCCTTTGCTTTATAAATTAGTATGAATATTTATTTTGACACGCAAACAATTTTTTATTGATTAAACTAATTGTTATGTAAAAATTCTCCTAGTCTAGATTACATTTGGGGGCCGCTACGCATCGGTCGGCGGATCTTTTATCCGCCGCTTCCCAGGCCGTGGATCTAACACCAATCAAGCGACCAAATTTCTTACTCTACTTTGCGACAGAGGTCTTGTTGCGGAAACATTTGTAACAAAGGTTATGTTGCAATTTTTTTGCAACATAGTTTGTGTTGCGGGATTTGTTTGCAACATAGTCGTGTTGCAGATTTTTTTCCTGTCTTTACTTTTTTTTGCAACATCAGTGATGTGTTGGGAGAACTTTTGCAACATAGGTAATGTTGCAGAACAATTTGCAACTGAAAAATGTGCAGAAACTTTGGTGTCATTGCCTGCGTCAAGCGCGTCGCTGCCGACCTCAACAAAGCAATAACACAACCTCTCCTGCTGTTTCAGAAGCACGTTGGGGAGCACCACCACTGCCGCCGGTGACcaccaccgccaccgtctaccacTTTATGCCAGCCTACATGAACAGGAAAAAGGGATCTCTGGATCCATACAGAGGCCGGCCACCGCCGGCGGAGATTTCATCGTCTTCGTGTCGATCGCGGGGGTCTGCCCAAGTGGCCCGGTAGGCCCGCGCCGCTGCACTTTCTAATCCCAGCCGCCGTCGCCCTCCATAGTCCCAGCCGTTGCAGGATCTAACCCATGGCTGGTTTGCAACAAGGGGCTAGTTGCATGACCCCTTTATGAAACAATGGACCAGTTGCAGAACATGGACACACAGTGGTTGGCTCCTAACCGTGTGATTAAGAGCAGATCCAACGGACACGAAGGTGGCGGACGCTCGCACAAAGATCAATCGGTTGGAACGAATAATTTCCCATTAAGttctcattttttgcatttttAAATTATGTTACTTTAGGCAAGATAATTAAATTAAGTTTTTTTTAGGCAAAAGGAAAACCGCACTCGTTTTAATGGGCCGCACTCGTTTTAATGGACCAGTGCGGGTGGGCCGTTGGGCCGTCGGTCCAGAACAAACGTGGCGTGATGCGCGAGCGGCGCCGTACATAAATACAGCACCACCCCTCCGACAAACCCTAACCATCCAGTCTAAcgcgaccggcggcggcggcggcggggcgcagcGGTCGAGGTTCTTCCGCCCTTCCGTTCCCTCTCCGATGGCCCCTCCGATGCGCAGCAGGTCCTCTGGTTGAACTTGTCCATAGCATCATCCATCCTACCCTACCCTTCAACGGCGGTTGCCGACGCCCCACGGCGGGTAGGATGGCTGGTGCTATGGGTAGCTTCACCCCGATGGTTGTGAGTGACGTACCTCGTCCGTAGGAATAAGCCTCTTTTATCGTCGCCGCTGCGGAAATCAAGGCGCGCAGAAGTAGGGAGCCAATCCTCTGGTTGAATTTGTCCATAGCATCAGCCAGTCCTCTGCTTTTTTTGCACGATGGGTACTACGATGGCTGGTGCTATGGATAAATTCAACCCGATGGTTGTGACATACCCGATCTGAAGAGGAAACTTTGCTCAACTTTGAATGAGCCCGCAATCAGGTTGAAGCAGGGACGGATGGTTGTTGCCATGGACGAATTCCACCGGATGACACATATTCGACTACCACTTTAAACAGTTTCCTTTAGTTGCCTGATGATTCATGGTTGTTGTATTCATGCTGACTCTGGTTTTAATCTGCCTTACTTTAACTGAATATTCTATTATCTGGAAAAAGATAGTGAAAATCTAGATCTAATTAACCCTGCCTTGTTTTTGCAGTTCTGAGATGCATGCATGTTTCTAAGGACCAAGATCTGGAAATTGCTAAGGAATGAGTAATCTAACTGTTTTCATGCGATTCAAGACCTCGCTGGTGTTTGTTTAAGTTATACAGTTTCCTACATATATTGGTTGTCTTCCAGGTTCAGTTTGCTGTGGCGAATTCTGCTTGAATTTGTTGCAGCAAActtgtggtcatgtatattttctttagttttgtatTCATGCCTAGAAGGTTAGAAAGCTTGTTCATGTATTGTTCTGAACTAAAAGTTGAAGTGGCTTTTCCACCCATGTTATTGTGGTGGTCATAATAGCGCGCCTCACAATTATTGAGGGCCAGATCTACAAATATTGTTTCTAAATACAAACGCCCACTCTGTTTCCCCTGGGTATTAATCTATGCACAAATTGCTCTTCCGTGCTTGATGACAAATAAAGGTTGCATCTTGGATGTTTGCTTGATTTGCATGAGCCATTTTGCTATCAGCTAAACCGTTAAAAGTCAGATGTAAGATATGTTTCTTGGCACATGTGGTATTTTTCCGTCAGCGCACCATTGAAGTCTGAAGATGCACTGTTTTCTTTGAAACTGAAGCACCGTGGTTGAATTTTAGTTTCATTTGGACAAGTTACCCCAAGTATCATCAATTCATGATGACTAGTTTGGTGTGGTGAATTGGTCTTGGTCCTGATTTAAGAGTTTTTTAATGCTACTGTGTTGTAAGGGAGAAATGTTAGGTATCTATATGGCTATTGTTTTAGCTCTTGTTTGCAATATACTTGCTCTGCACCGAAATACTTGGTTGGGGGAAACTAGTACAAGTTCCCCCATCTACAAGTATTTTGGTACAGAGGGAGTATGACATGCTGATTGTTTTTATCTCTTGGTGCCTGATGCATATGTTTGTTTACTCGGTTTGTACTCTGAATGATATGTTTGGTTCTGCTGGTATTTTGAGGAGGCAGGCTGTGGTTATTCTCCTGGCCCTGAGAAGGGTGAATCAGGCCATCTAACCTGCTCACCACCGGAGCGCCTTCAGGAACATCGAGTCAGGGTGCTTTGCTTTCTATTTGAATCTGTGCGGTAATGaaggcaaaaaaagaagtttcTACTCGCTCTGTTCTTGCAACTAAATCAGAGTAAAGCCATACTTACTGAAGCATTACGGTTAATATCATCCTACTAGGAATATGAGTAATATTATCTATTTGGTACGTCAGCACCCTGGTTTTGGTTGATGATTGTAACCTGTAAAATAAATATAGAAAAGCATACTTGCTTAAAAAATTATGCTTGAGGCAGATGTGCAGGTGTTAAAATCAATGCTTTTTGTGTGGAGGATGTAGTTTATGTAACCATTGATTAATTTGTTTCCTGATGGTGCTGTAGGTTATGGAATGAGTTTGATGTGCTCAATCTGTTCCGTAGTTGGTatttatatgtgtgtgtgtgtgtgtgtgtgtgtgtgcgccccTGTGTGTGTTTCAGCAGTTAAGCAGTATTGTTTTGGCTATCCTTTTCATCAATCAACTCAAGTGATTGATTTTTGTTTCCAGGTCAGAAGATTTTGTGCCTCGGAAAAGGTAGAATGTCTATTCCATGTGGAAAAGAAAAACTGCGAACAAAAGCCAAAGGAACTTGTTACACGACCAAGCATCCCACCCATGCAGGGATGTTTTTCCCATTAGCCTCGAGCGGTGAGTTCACTGAGCGTCACAGTCCTCGTTTCTGCTGGAGGATACATGCATCTGTGATACGTAGGTTGAAAGGCATCTTCAACCAGCCACCTCTTGAATCCCCAGTCTCCGTCCACAGACTTCATTTGCTACTTGCTCGAATATTTTAccacccacatcatcatcagctcTTTGTTTTCCTGTTTTGTCTGCAGGATCGACCATGAATTCGACCAGATCATGTGTATGAATACAGATGGATCCGCAGCTTTAGCTACGATGTGTATGTTTTGACTGCATTTCTGAAATGGTTGATTTCCTTGAGCAGGGGAAGTCTCTCACTGCTGCTGGAGATTGGGATGCGACGCGTCCTCCGACATGTCTCTAGGATCCGAGCCTGCTTGCTGCTCTTTGATCTTCAACCGTTCCGTCTTCCATCTTCGATAGCTTAGTTTTCTGTTGTCCTGGGCCATGATGTTGCGCCCCAATGCCGTATTGCTGTAATGGATCATTCTTACTGAATTGTTTGGAGTTCCGTTTCAATGTGTATGGCGGCTATGCCATTTATTCGGCTTTATTTATAAATAAAGGTGGGCTTCGGCCTTTTTCTCTAGATGAGAAGTAGGAAACAAATGTATTGTGGTCTGTTTGCGCATCACTGATTTTCCATCTCACCTTTTGTGATGGAGTTATGTTCGCTAATTTGGTTTAAGTTTTTTTTTTTGGCAGCAGAATGTGTTTACTTGTTACTCCATATGGACAAAATCATGGTCGACACTGAGCTTACTTGCATATTCTCTGAATTAGTTTTTGCTGATTTATGTGTCATGTCAGAGTAGCCCACTACTTTCTGTCTTTTCTTTATCACACGTTGGCGTCTCCCAGAAGTGCCAAGAACTAGAACGATATGTGGATCGAAGCTGTGTATTAAATTTAGTTGGACGACACTAAAATCCATGGGTAAATAATACTATTTGCCTTTTCAGTCCTAGAATTCTCTAAGTGCTTTTAAGTTGTTGTTCAGCAAAGCACCAGTGGTCTAGTGGTAGAATAGTACCCTGCCACGGTACAGACCCGGGTTCGATTCCCGGCTGGTGCATTTTTTTGATTTCCCTTGGGCCTCATTTTCTGTTCGTATaataatacttcctccgtccggaattacttgtcaaaAAAATcgataaaactagatgtatctagaactaacatatgtctagatacatccattgctCCGACAAATATTTCCGTaataatacttcctccgtccggaattacttgtcgaaAAAATCGATAaaagtggatgtatctagaactaacatatgtctagatacatccattgctTCGACAAATATTTCCGTaataatacttcctccgtccggaattacttgtcgaaAAAATCGATAaaagtggatgtatctagaactaatatatgtctagatacatccattgctCCGACAAATATTTCCGTaataatacttcctccgtccggaattacttgtcgaaAAAATCGATAaaagtggatgtatctagaactaacatatgtctagatacatccattgctccgacaagtatttccggcaTTTTTTGATTTCCCTTGGGCCTCATTTTCTGTTCGtataataatactccctccgtccggaattacttgtcgaagaaattgataaaaatggatgtatctagaactaacatatgtctagatacatccattgctccgacaagtatttccggacggagggagtattaatttgcACGCTAATGTCACTTGTGGATTTCATTTTTTTTCGGGCAGCTTGTGGATTTCTTGGACCTTGTCACTTGTGTTCATATTCATAGTATAAATTTTAAGTTACACACTAATGTTACTTGTCCATATAGTGTCGATACACGTGGCCTCCTCACTTCTGTTCGTATAATAATATTAATTTGCACGCTAATGTCACTTGTGGGTTTCATTTTTTTTCGGGCAGCTTGTGGATTTCTTGGACCTTGTCACTTGTGTTCATAGTATAAGTTTTAAGTTACACACTAATGTTACTTGTCCATATAGTGTCGATACACGTGGCTACCTCCCGTTTTCCCTACCCTAGCCGCTGCGAGCAGCTCGCTCTGTAGTTAGGTTTTGGATTTGTAGGTCGTGGTGCGTCGTTGGGGTGGTGGAGGGGTGCCCGGACGAAAAAAATCTGCCTCAG
Above is a window of Triticum aestivum cultivar Chinese Spring chromosome 6B, IWGSC CS RefSeq v2.1, whole genome shotgun sequence DNA encoding:
- the LOC123135599 gene encoding histone H2B.4-like; translated protein: MAPKAAEKKPVEKTPAGKKPKAEKKVPASKEGGGEKKGKKKAKKSVETYKIYIFKVLKQVHPDIGISSKAMSIMNSFINDIFEKLAGESAKLARYNKKPTITSREIQTSVRLVLPGELAKHAVSEGTKAVTKFTSS